A single Aythya fuligula isolate bAytFul2 chromosome 21, bAytFul2.pri, whole genome shotgun sequence DNA region contains:
- the LOC116497714 gene encoding Golgi integral membrane protein 4-like, translated as MGTGMCSRRQKGLLQTGFCLLAVVCLGSGVFLYHHLQQKVRSAEALAQKYKQQQEALSAQLQVVYEHRSRLERSLQKERGEHKKTKEDFLVYKLEAQEALNKEKQDSMNRYGALSSQHKILKNQHEDVKKQLLDLQLQHNSLKLEHRKTLETHNQKYAQLQQEKDNEVTNLQDTVFKLREESKLLRKAHQEVHSQLLNAQTQMEEFRQLKEALQKMPSFKGGGGGGGKGQQQQLQVLKEQPLGPGSSQLQLMRQKAFPVNLENRPAGSLLASQVSGLRKQADGPLLPGQGSYSNNGPRSQGSVLVTHPAPLQDANLPPEAVPAWPAGHGDSHVIRFTRTVNSLPNGNPDVKMVMRIHVNSHEEGQAPALSLSDLKQPSAAEKPKVPDNHHSTGSKQVQMQSWKDIVNKVNAQMDGAQVHSYPESLHLDPRPGQETQKGSSQPPGQKRVAEHQTADRGSEKEKTDNEELEMDAGMIERENLHSQKETVVQEPMMPDDAADPAQDPNNQGEDEFEEAELERPDFEEKVGGLEKFKEPSVKEESKEKPPKDAGRPAKPREDPMDDYQEDQEQEIEDHGGEVDDNDDLELVQERKEHAGIRGADGKKDDYY; from the exons ATGGGCACGGGCATGTGCTCCAGGAGGCAGAAGGGGCTCCTGCAGACTGGGTTTTGCCTGCTGGCCGTGGTGTGCTTAGGCTCGGGAGTTTTCCTGTACCATCACTTGCAGCAGAAGGTGCGGAGCGCTGAAGCCCTGGCCCAGAAatacaagcagcagcaggaagcgCTGTCTGCCCAGCTCCAAG TGGTGTATGAGCACAGATCCCGGCTGGAGCGATCCCTGCAGAAGGAGCGAGGGGAGCACAAGAAGACGAAGGAAG ATTTTTTAGTGTATAAATTAGAAGCTCAGGAAGCTCTCAACAAGGAGAAG caagacTCTATGAACAGATATGGGGCCCTCAGTTCCCAGCACAAGATCCTGAAG AACCAGCATGAAGATGTCAAGAAGCAGCTGCTtgacctgcagctgcagcacaacagCTTGAAACTAGAACATCGTAAGACACTGGAGACCCACAACCAGAAGTAcgcccagctgcagcaggagaaggatAATGAAGTCACAAACTTGCAGG ATACAGTTTTTAAACTCAGAGAAGAGAGCAAGCTTCTTCGCAAGGCCCACCAGGAAGTTCACTCTCAGCTCCTTAATGCCCAG ACCCAGATGGAAGAGTTCAGGCAGCTCAAGGAAGCTCTGCAGAAGATGCCAAGCTtcaaaggaggaggaggaggaggaggaaaggggcagcagcagcagctccaggtgctgaaggagcagcccctggggccaggcagcagccagctgcagctcatGAGGCAGAAG GCTTTTCCAGTCAATCTGGAGAATCGCCCGGCTGGGAGCCTGCTGGCATCGCAGGTCTCTGGGCTGCGGAAGCAGGCAGATGGTCCTCTGCTGCCGGGCCAGGGCTCCTACAGCAACAACGGCCCCAGGTCACAGGGGAGCGTGCTCGTTACCCACCCGGCCCCTCTGCAAGATGCCAATTTGCCACCGGAGGCTGTGCCAGCCTGGCCAGCAGGACACGGGGACAGCCACGTCATCCGATTCACCCGGACTGTGAACAGCCTCCCAAACGGGAACCCA GATGTAAAGATGGTGATGCGCATTCACGTGAACAGCCACGAGGAAGGCCAGGCTCCTGCATTGTCACTGTCTGATCTGAAGCAACCCTCTGCAGCAGAGAAGCCCAAGGTGCCAGACAACCACCACTCAACAGGCAGCAAACAAGTGCAAATGCAAAG ctggaaggaCATAGTCAACAAAGTCAATGCCCAGATGGACGGCGCCCAAGTGCACAGTTACCCTGAGAGCCTTCACCTCGACCCCAGGCCTGGGCAAGAGACTCAGAAGGGCAGCTCGCAGCCACCAGGTCAGAAGAGAGTAGCAGAGCATCAAACAGCTGACCGGGGAAGCGAGAAGGAGAAGACAGATAATGAAGAGCTAGAAATGG ATGCAGGAATGATTGAGAGGGAGAACTTGCATTCTCAGAAGGAGACTGTTGTCCAGGAGCCCATG ATGCCGGATGATGCTGCAGATCCTGCCCAGGATCCCAATAACCAAGGTGAGGATGAGTTTGAGGAGGCTGAACTGGAGAGACCTGACTTTGAAGAGAAGGTGGGAGGTTTGGAGAAGTTCAAGGAACCCAGCGTGAAAGAAGAGTCTAAGGAGAAGCCACCGAAG GATGCTGGCAGACCTGCCAAGCCCAGGGAGGACCCGATGGATGACTATCAAGAAGATCAGGAGCAAGAAATT GAGGATCACGGCGGTGAGGTGGATGACAACGACGACCTGGAACTGGTGCAAGAGCGGAAAGAGCACGCGGGCATCCGGGGAGCTGACGGCAAGAAGGATGACTACTACTGA
- the FNDC10 gene encoding fibronectin type III domain-containing protein 10, giving the protein MPSPLPALLALLCLCGPPPAAAPPDEQQQQQQQQPWCPYKVRAEGAAAAGRLCFRPPARGFQCSARACLAHRSPSGALVANALRNGSVLLQWAPPRPAAGLRGFALNCSWDGTYTRFPCDSVELGASCRDYLLPEAHGGVRYRLCLQPRYAPPRPAPPAQCVEFRVEPAAMRDIVVAMTAVGGSICVMLVFICLLVAYITENLMSPAGGGAASSAASRRA; this is encoded by the coding sequence ATGCCCAGCCCGCTGCCGGCCCTGCtcgccctgctctgcctctgcgggccgccccccgccgccgcccctccggatgagcagcagcagcagcagcagcagcagccctggtgcCCCTACAAGGTGCGGGCcgaaggggcagcagcagccggccGGCTGTGCTTCCGACCCCCTGCCCGTGGCTTCCAGTGCTCGGCCCGAGCTTGCTTGGCTCACCGCTCGCCCAGCGGAGCCTTGGTGGCCAACGCGCTGCGCAACGGCAGCGTCCTGCTGCAATGGGCCCCGCCACGGCCCGCCGCCGGCCTCCGCGGCTTCGCCCTCAACTGCTCGTGGGACGGCACCTACACGCGCTTCCCCTGCGATAGCGTGGAGCTGGGGGCCTCCTGTCGCGACTATCTGCTCCCCGAGGCGCACGGCGGGGTCCGATATcgcctgtgcctgcagccccgcTACGCCCCGCCGAGGCCCGCGCCGCCCGCGCAGTGCGTGGAGTTCCGCGTGGAGCCCGCCGCCATGAGGGACATCGTCGTGGCCATGACGGCCGTCGGCGGCTCCATCTGCGTCATGCTCGTCTTCATCTGCCTGCTGGTGGCCTACATCACCGAGAACCTCATGAGCCCGGCCGGCGGCGGTGCCGCCTCCTCCGCCGCCTCGCGTCGTGCGTGA